A portion of the Enterobacter sp. SA187 genome contains these proteins:
- the pgpA gene encoding phosphatidylglycerophosphatase A produces the protein MTLQPRKDSAKSRLSMRNPWHLLATGFGSGLSPIMPGTAGSIAAIPFWYLMTFLPWQLYSLVIMLSISIGVYLCHQTAKDMGVHDHGSIVWDEFIGMWITLMALPTHDWQWVVAGFVLFRFFDIWKPWPIRWFDRNVHGGMGIIVDDIIAGIIAAAVLYVIGHHWPIGII, from the coding sequence ATCACTTTGCAACCTCGTAAGGATAGTGCGAAAAGCCGTCTTAGCATGCGCAACCCCTGGCATCTGCTGGCCACCGGTTTTGGCAGCGGCTTAAGTCCGATTATGCCGGGCACGGCGGGTTCCATTGCGGCCATCCCGTTCTGGTATCTGATGACTTTTCTGCCGTGGCAGCTCTATTCGCTGGTGATCATGCTTTCGATCAGCATCGGCGTTTATCTGTGCCATCAAACAGCGAAAGATATGGGCGTGCACGATCACGGCAGCATCGTCTGGGATGAGTTCATCGGGATGTGGATCACGCTGATGGCGCTGCCGACCCATGACTGGCAGTGGGTGGTGGCCGGTTTTGTGCTGTTCCGCTTTTTTGATATCTGGAAACCGTGGCCGATCCGCTGGTTTGACCGCAACGTGCACGGCGGCATGGGCATTATTGTCGACGATATTATCGCCGGGATTATCGCGGCGGCGGTGCTGTATGTAATCGGTCATCACTGGCCGATTGGCATTATTTAG
- the nrdR gene encoding transcriptional regulator NrdR translates to MHCPFCLAVDTKVIDSRLVGEGSSVRRRRQCLVCNERFTTFEVAELVMPRVVKSNEIREPFNEEKLRNGMLRALEKRPVSADDVEMALNHIKSQLRATGEREVPSKMIGNLVMEQLKKLDKVAYIRFASVYRSFEDIREFGEEIARLQD, encoded by the coding sequence ATGCATTGCCCATTCTGTTTAGCCGTGGATACCAAAGTAATTGACTCCCGCCTGGTCGGTGAAGGGTCGTCCGTGCGCCGCCGCCGTCAGTGTCTGGTGTGTAATGAACGCTTCACCACTTTTGAGGTGGCAGAACTGGTGATGCCACGCGTGGTGAAAAGCAACGAGATCCGCGAGCCCTTTAACGAAGAAAAACTGCGTAACGGCATGCTGCGCGCGCTGGAAAAACGCCCGGTAAGCGCCGATGACGTTGAAATGGCGCTGAATCATATCAAATCCCAGCTGCGCGCCACCGGCGAGCGCGAAGTGCCGAGCAAAATGATCGGCAACCTGGTGATGGAGCAGCTGAAAAAGCTCGATAAAGTCGCCTATATCCGCTTCGCCTCGGTTTACCGCAGCTTCGAAGACATCCGCGAATTTGGCGAAGAGATCGCCCGCTTACAGGATTAA
- a CDS encoding nucleoside-specific channel-forming protein Tsx, giving the protein MKKTLLVAGAALALSSSFAVNAAENDKPEFVSDWWHQSVNVVGSYHTRFGPQIRNDTYLEYEAFAKKDWFDFYGYLDAPVFFGGNTDARGIWNHGSPLFMEIEPRFSIDKLTGADLSFGPFKEWYFANNYIYDMGRNASGRQSTWYMGLGTDIDTGLPMSLSLNVYAKYQWQNYLAENENEWDGYRFKVKYFVPITQLWGGNLSYIGFTNFDWGSDLGDKSSYAMNGIKQRTNDSIASSHILSLSYDHWHYSVVARYWHNGGQWNDDADLVWMKENVRSTGWGGYLVAGYNF; this is encoded by the coding sequence ATGAAAAAAACATTACTCGTCGCCGGTGCAGCACTGGCTCTCTCCTCCTCATTCGCAGTCAATGCGGCAGAAAATGACAAGCCGGAGTTCGTTTCCGACTGGTGGCACCAGAGCGTGAACGTGGTAGGCAGCTATCACACCCGTTTTGGACCGCAGATCCGTAACGATACCTACCTGGAATATGAAGCATTTGCCAAAAAAGACTGGTTTGATTTCTATGGTTACCTGGATGCACCGGTATTCTTCGGTGGTAACACCGATGCCCGCGGGATCTGGAACCATGGTTCGCCGCTGTTTATGGAAATCGAACCGCGTTTCTCTATCGATAAGCTGACCGGCGCCGATCTGAGCTTCGGTCCGTTTAAAGAGTGGTATTTCGCGAACAACTACATCTACGACATGGGCCGCAACGCCTCTGGTCGTCAGAGCACCTGGTACATGGGTCTGGGTACCGACATCGATACCGGCCTGCCGATGAGCCTGTCACTGAACGTGTATGCGAAATACCAGTGGCAGAACTACCTGGCGGAAAACGAAAACGAGTGGGACGGCTACCGTTTCAAAGTGAAATACTTCGTGCCGATCACCCAACTGTGGGGCGGTAACCTGAGCTACATCGGCTTCACCAACTTTGACTGGGGCTCAGACCTGGGCGATAAGAGCAGCTATGCGATGAACGGCATCAAGCAGCGTACCAACGACTCCATCGCCTCCAGCCACATTCTGTCCCTGAGCTACGATCACTGGCACTACTCGGTAGTAGCGCGTTACTGGCACAACGGCGGTCAGTGGAATGATGATGCAGACCTGGTATGGATGAAAGAAAACGTCCGCTCTACCGGCTGGGGTGGTTACCTGGTGGCAGGTTATAACTTCTGA
- the thiL gene encoding thiamine-phosphate kinase codes for MACGEFSLIARYFDRVRRARLDVETGIGDDCALLNIPDKQTLAISTDTLVSGNHFLPDISPVDLAHKALASNLSDLAAMGADPAWLTLAITLPDVDEAWLEAFSDSLFEQINYYDMQLIGGDTTRGPLSMTLGIYGYVPAGRALKRSGAKPGDWIYVTGTPGDSAAGLAILQDRLHVDNEQDAQWLVKRHLRPTPRILQGQALRDLASSAIDLSDGLSSDLGHIVKASDCGAMLDMDAMPFSDAMRRHVEPEQALRWALAGGEDYELCFTVPERNRGALDVAIGHLGVPFTCIGQMSADVEGIQFTRDGKPVSFDLKGYDHFATS; via the coding sequence ATGGCATGCGGCGAGTTTTCCCTTATTGCCCGTTATTTTGACCGCGTAAGACGCGCGCGTCTGGATGTCGAAACCGGCATTGGCGACGATTGCGCACTGCTCAATATTCCTGACAAGCAAACGCTGGCAATCAGCACCGATACCCTGGTTTCGGGCAACCATTTTCTTCCGGATATTTCCCCTGTCGATCTGGCGCACAAAGCGCTGGCCTCCAACCTGAGCGATCTTGCGGCTATGGGCGCGGATCCGGCGTGGCTGACGCTGGCGATCACGTTGCCGGACGTCGATGAAGCCTGGCTGGAAGCCTTTAGCGATAGCCTGTTCGAACAGATTAATTACTACGATATGCAGCTGATTGGCGGCGACACCACCCGTGGGCCGCTGTCGATGACGCTGGGTATCTACGGCTATGTGCCTGCGGGCCGCGCGCTTAAGCGTTCGGGCGCGAAGCCTGGCGACTGGATCTATGTGACTGGCACGCCAGGTGACAGCGCGGCAGGTCTGGCGATCCTGCAGGATCGGCTGCATGTTGATAATGAGCAGGACGCGCAGTGGCTGGTAAAACGCCATCTGCGTCCGACGCCGCGCATTCTGCAGGGGCAGGCGCTGCGCGATCTGGCCAGTTCGGCGATCGATTTATCCGACGGGCTAAGTTCCGATCTCGGGCACATCGTGAAGGCCAGCGACTGCGGCGCGATGCTGGATATGGATGCCATGCCGTTCTCTGACGCCATGCGCCGTCACGTTGAGCCGGAGCAGGCGCTGCGCTGGGCGCTGGCGGGCGGCGAAGATTATGAACTCTGCTTTACCGTGCCGGAACGCAACCGGGGGGCGCTGGACGTGGCCATTGGTCATCTTGGCGTGCCCTTTACCTGCATCGGCCAGATGAGCGCCGATGTGGAAGGCATCCAGTTTACCCGCGACGGAAAACCGGTATCGTTTGATTTAAAAGGATACGATCACTTTGCAACCTCGTAA
- a CDS encoding DUF3251 domain-containing protein, whose protein sequence is MTRRYLKILLVGSLFTLSACAQQSEVRQLHQSVSTLNKEMSKLNQETVKITQQNALNAKSSSGVYLLPGANTPALLHSQIGMLKMSLVNIAPDANGTRVTLRIQGESNDPLPAFSGTVEWGQIQGTTNDYQEVNVQNQLINAPASTLAPSDVDLPLQLNGITPDQLGFVRVHDIQPATNQ, encoded by the coding sequence ATGACAAGACGTTACCTGAAAATTTTGCTGGTCGGCAGCCTGTTTACCCTCAGCGCCTGCGCGCAGCAGAGCGAAGTCCGCCAGTTGCATCAAAGTGTCAGCACGCTTAACAAAGAAATGAGTAAGCTGAATCAGGAGACGGTGAAAATCACCCAGCAAAATGCGCTGAACGCCAAATCCAGCAGCGGTGTGTACCTGTTGCCGGGCGCGAATACCCCTGCCCTTCTGCACAGCCAGATCGGTATGCTGAAGATGTCGCTGGTGAACATCGCGCCTGATGCGAACGGCACGCGCGTGACGCTGCGCATTCAGGGCGAATCGAACGATCCGCTGCCAGCGTTTAGCGGTACGGTGGAATGGGGTCAGATCCAGGGCACCACCAACGATTATCAGGAAGTGAACGTGCAAAACCAGCTGATTAACGCCCCGGCCAGCACCCTGGCGCCGAGCGACGTTGATCTGCCGCTGCAGCTTAACGGCATCACGCCGGACCAGCTGGGCTTTGTACGCGTCCACGATATTCAGCCCGCCACCAATCAGTGA
- a CDS encoding aldo/keto reductase, with translation MQYNTLGKTDLKVSRLCLGCMTFGEPDRGNHAWTLPEESSRPIIQRALEGGINFFDTANSYSDGSSEEIVGRALKDFARRDEVVVATKVYYSSGDLTEGLSRAQILRSIDDSLRRLGMEYVDLLQIHRWDYNTPIEETLEALNDVVKAGKARYIGASSMHTEQFAQALDLQKQHGWARFVTMQNHYNLIYREEERDMLPLCYQEGIAVIPWSPLARGRLTRPWGETTARLVSDEVGKKLYDDSEQSDAQIAERLAAIAEDVGATRAQVALAWLLSKPGVAAPIIGTSREEQLEELLQAVDLQLTPEQIAEMEMPYKQHAVVGFK, from the coding sequence ATGCAATACAATACATTAGGAAAAACGGACCTTAAGGTTTCCCGTCTTTGTCTGGGCTGTATGACCTTTGGCGAGCCGGATCGGGGCAATCACGCCTGGACCCTGCCTGAAGAGAGCAGCCGCCCGATTATTCAGCGCGCCCTGGAAGGCGGCATCAACTTTTTCGATACGGCAAACAGCTATTCCGATGGCAGCAGCGAAGAGATCGTTGGCCGCGCGCTGAAAGACTTTGCACGCCGCGACGAGGTGGTGGTCGCCACCAAAGTCTATTATTCGTCGGGCGATCTCACCGAAGGCCTGTCACGGGCGCAAATCCTGCGTTCCATAGATGACAGCCTGCGCCGCCTCGGCATGGAGTATGTCGATCTGCTGCAAATCCATCGCTGGGATTACAACACGCCTATTGAAGAAACGCTGGAAGCGTTGAACGACGTGGTGAAAGCCGGTAAGGCGCGCTACATAGGCGCATCGTCCATGCACACCGAACAGTTCGCCCAGGCGCTGGATCTGCAAAAACAGCACGGCTGGGCGCGTTTCGTCACCATGCAAAACCATTACAATCTGATCTACCGAGAAGAAGAGCGCGACATGCTGCCGCTGTGCTATCAGGAAGGCATCGCGGTGATCCCGTGGAGCCCGCTGGCCCGTGGCCGTCTGACGCGCCCCTGGGGTGAAACCACCGCGCGGCTGGTGTCCGATGAAGTGGGTAAAAAACTCTATGACGACAGCGAGCAGAGCGATGCGCAGATCGCCGAACGCCTGGCCGCGATAGCGGAAGACGTGGGCGCAACGCGGGCGCAGGTGGCGCTGGCCTGGCTGCTGAGTAAGCCGGGCGTGGCCGCGCCTATTATCGGCACGTCACGGGAAGAGCAGCTGGAAGAGTTGTTGCAGGCGGTTGATCTGCAACTGACGCCGGAGCAGATCGCCGAAATGGAAATGCCGTATAAACAGCATGCCGTGGTGGGATTTAAATAA
- the xseB gene encoding exodeoxyribonuclease VII small subunit: MPKKNDAPASFETELNELEQIVTRLESGNLPLEEALNEFERGVQLARQGQVKLQQAEQRVQILLSDNDDAPLTPFTPDAE, translated from the coding sequence ATGCCAAAGAAAAATGACGCACCGGCCAGTTTCGAAACGGAGCTCAATGAGCTGGAACAGATTGTCACCCGTCTTGAAAGCGGCAACTTACCGCTGGAAGAAGCCTTAAATGAATTTGAGCGCGGCGTACAGCTGGCCCGTCAGGGACAGGTTAAACTGCAACAGGCAGAGCAGCGCGTGCAGATCCTGCTCTCTGATAATGATGACGCCCCGCTGACGCCTTTCACTCCGGACGCCGAGTAA
- the ribH gene encoding 6,7-dimethyl-8-ribityllumazine synthase, protein MNIIEATVAAPDARVAITIARFNNFINDSLLDGAIDALKRIGQVKDENITVVWVPGAYELPLAAGALAKTGKYDAIIALGTVIRGGTAHFEYVAGGASNGLAHVAEQSEIPVAFGVLTTESIEQAIERAGTKAGNKGAEAALTALEMINVLKAIKA, encoded by the coding sequence ATGAACATTATTGAAGCTACCGTTGCTGCCCCGGACGCTCGCGTCGCCATCACCATTGCGCGTTTCAACAACTTCATCAATGACAGCCTGCTGGACGGTGCTATCGACGCACTGAAACGTATCGGTCAGGTTAAAGATGAAAACATCACCGTGGTTTGGGTTCCAGGTGCTTATGAGCTGCCGCTGGCGGCTGGCGCACTGGCAAAAACCGGTAAATATGATGCGATTATCGCGCTCGGCACGGTTATCCGTGGCGGTACCGCCCATTTCGAATATGTGGCGGGTGGCGCAAGCAATGGTCTGGCTCATGTCGCTGAACAGAGCGAAATCCCGGTAGCCTTTGGTGTGCTGACCACTGAAAGTATTGAACAAGCCATCGAACGCGCCGGTACCAAAGCCGGTAACAAAGGTGCAGAAGCTGCCCTTACCGCGCTTGAGATGATTAATGTATTGAAGGCCATCAAAGCCTGA
- the ribD gene encoding bifunctional diaminohydroxyphosphoribosylaminopyrimidine deaminase/5-amino-6-(5-phosphoribosylamino)uracil reductase RibD, translating into MHDEMYMARALKLAQRGRFTTHPNPNVGCVIVKDGEIVGEGYHQRAGEPHAEVHALRMAGEKARGATAYVTLEPCSHHGRTPPCCDALINAGVSRVVAAMQDPNPQVAGRGLYRLQQEGIEVSHGLMMSEAENLNKGFLKRMRTGFPYVQLKLGASLDGRTAMASGESQWITSPQARRDVQRLRAQSHAILTSSATVLADNPQLNVRWDELPADVQAQYSQAQLRQPLRIVVDSQNRVTPEHRLIQQAGETWFARTQQDSRSWPDNIRHIQVPEHNGHLDLVLMMMLLGREQVNSIWVEAGASLAGALLQAGLVDELVVYLAPKLLGSDARGLCVLPGFEALADAPQFTFSEIRQVGPDICLHLTTA; encoded by the coding sequence ATGCACGATGAGATGTACATGGCGCGCGCGCTGAAACTGGCGCAACGCGGGCGTTTTACCACCCATCCTAATCCCAACGTCGGCTGTGTGATCGTCAAAGACGGCGAGATTGTCGGCGAAGGCTATCACCAGCGGGCGGGCGAACCCCATGCTGAAGTCCATGCCCTGCGTATGGCGGGCGAAAAGGCGCGTGGCGCCACCGCCTATGTCACCCTGGAACCCTGTAGCCATCACGGACGCACGCCGCCATGCTGCGACGCGCTGATCAACGCGGGCGTGTCTCGTGTGGTGGCGGCGATGCAGGATCCCAACCCGCAGGTTGCCGGACGCGGGCTGTATCGTCTGCAACAGGAAGGCATTGAGGTCAGCCACGGGCTGATGATGAGCGAGGCGGAAAATCTTAATAAAGGTTTTCTGAAACGTATGCGCACCGGGTTTCCTTATGTGCAGCTGAAGCTGGGCGCGTCGCTGGATGGCCGCACCGCCATGGCCAGCGGCGAAAGCCAGTGGATAACCTCACCGCAGGCAAGGCGCGATGTGCAACGTCTGCGCGCGCAGAGTCATGCTATCCTCACCAGCAGCGCGACGGTGCTGGCGGATAATCCGCAGCTTAACGTCCGTTGGGACGAACTCCCGGCGGACGTACAGGCGCAGTATTCGCAGGCGCAGTTACGCCAGCCGCTGCGTATTGTGGTCGACAGCCAGAACCGCGTCACGCCGGAACACCGTCTGATCCAGCAGGCGGGTGAAACCTGGTTTGCCCGCACGCAGCAGGACTCGCGGTCGTGGCCGGACAACATTCGCCACATCCAGGTGCCTGAACACAACGGTCATCTCGACCTGGTGCTGATGATGATGCTGCTGGGCCGCGAGCAGGTTAACAGCATCTGGGTGGAAGCCGGGGCGTCCCTGGCGGGCGCGCTGCTTCAGGCCGGGCTGGTTGACGAGCTGGTGGTGTACCTCGCCCCGAAACTTTTAGGCAGCGACGCCCGCGGTCTGTGCGTACTGCCGGGCTTTGAGGCATTAGCCGATGCGCCGCAGTTTACATTCAGTGAAATTCGTCAGGTTGGACCTGATATTTGCCTGCATTTGACCACTGCGTAA
- the nusB gene encoding transcription antitermination factor NusB — translation MKPAARRRARECAVQALYSWQLSQNDIADVEYQFLSEQDVKDVDIAYFRELLSGVATNSAYLDGLMKPYLSRLLEELGQVEKAVLRIALFELSKRADVPYKVAINEAIELAKTFGAEDSHKFVNGVLDKAAPAIRPHKK, via the coding sequence GTGAAACCTGCTGCTCGTCGCCGCGCCCGTGAGTGTGCCGTCCAGGCGCTTTACTCCTGGCAGTTGTCCCAGAACGACATCGCCGATGTTGAATACCAGTTCCTGTCTGAACAGGATGTCAAAGATGTCGACATCGCGTATTTCCGCGAACTGCTGTCCGGGGTGGCGACTAACAGCGCATATCTCGATGGACTGATGAAGCCCTACCTGTCCCGTCTGCTCGAAGAGCTGGGCCAGGTCGAGAAAGCGGTACTGCGTATCGCGCTGTTTGAACTGTCTAAACGTGCGGATGTGCCGTATAAAGTGGCCATCAACGAAGCTATTGAACTGGCAAAAACGTTTGGCGCAGAAGACAGCCATAAGTTTGTTAACGGCGTGCTGGATAAAGCCGCACCCGCGATCCGCCCCCACAAAAAGTAA
- the ispA gene encoding (2E,6E)-farnesyl diphosphate synthase, producing MDFAQQLEICVQQANDALRRFISPQPFQNTPLVEAMHYGTLLGGKRLRPFLVYATGQMFGVSASTLDAPAAAIECIHAYSLMHDDLPAMDDDDLRRGQPTCHIKFGEANAILAGDALQTLAFSILADTPMPEVDARDRLAMVSELAQASGVAGMCGGQALDLEAEGKQVGLAELERIHRHKTGALIRAAVRLGALSAGDKGRAALPILDRYAESIGLAFQVQDDILDVVGDTATLGKRQGADQFLGKSTYPALLGLEQAQTKARDLIDDARHALDALAAQSLDTTALEALANYIIQRDK from the coding sequence ATGGATTTTGCACAGCAACTTGAAATCTGCGTACAGCAGGCGAATGACGCCCTGCGCCGCTTTATTTCTCCCCAGCCCTTTCAGAACACTCCACTGGTTGAGGCCATGCACTATGGCACACTGTTAGGCGGCAAACGGCTGCGGCCTTTCCTGGTGTATGCTACGGGCCAGATGTTTGGCGTGAGCGCATCCACGCTCGATGCCCCTGCCGCCGCCATTGAATGTATTCACGCCTATTCGCTGATGCATGACGATCTCCCGGCGATGGATGATGACGATCTGCGTCGCGGTCAGCCGACCTGCCATATTAAATTCGGCGAAGCGAATGCGATCCTCGCGGGCGATGCGCTGCAAACGCTGGCGTTTTCTATCCTCGCGGATACGCCCATGCCGGAAGTCGACGCGCGCGATCGCCTTGCTATGGTGTCTGAACTGGCGCAGGCCAGTGGCGTCGCAGGCATGTGCGGCGGACAGGCGCTGGATCTTGAGGCGGAAGGCAAACAGGTCGGTCTGGCGGAGCTTGAACGTATTCACCGGCATAAAACCGGTGCGCTGATCCGCGCCGCGGTGCGACTGGGCGCGTTAAGCGCCGGTGATAAAGGACGCGCTGCGCTGCCGATCCTCGATCGCTACGCCGAAAGCATCGGTCTGGCGTTCCAGGTTCAGGATGACATTCTGGATGTGGTGGGTGATACTGCGACCCTTGGCAAACGCCAGGGTGCCGATCAGTTTTTAGGTAAAAGCACCTACCCCGCACTACTGGGCTTAGAGCAGGCTCAGACAAAAGCCCGTGACCTGATTGACGATGCCCGCCACGCGTTAGACGCGCTGGCCGCCCAGTCACTGGATACCACGGCACTGGAAGCACTGGCGAATTACATAATCCAGCGTGATAAATAA
- the dxs gene encoding 1-deoxy-D-xylulose-5-phosphate synthase: protein MSFDIAKYPTLALVDSAPELRLLPKESLPKLCDELRRYLLDSVSRSSGHFASGLGTIELTVALHYVYNTPFDQLIWDVGHQAYPHKILTGRRDKIDTIRQKDGLHPFPWRGESEYDVLSVGHSSTSISAGIGIAVAAAKEGKQRRTVCVIGDGAITAGMAFEAMNHAGDIRPDMLVVLNDNEMSISENVGALNNHLAQLLSGKLYSTLREGGKKVFSGVPPIKELLKRTEEHIKGMVVPGTLFEELGFNYIGPVDGHDVLGLVTTLKNMRDLKGPQFLHIMTKKGRGYEPAEKDPITFHAVPKFDPAKGTLPKSVGGMPSYSKIFGDWLCETAAKDSKLMAITPAMREGSGMVEFSRKFPDRYFDVAIAEQHAVTFAAGLAIGGYKPVVAIYSTFLQRAYDQVIHDVAIQKLPVLFAIDRAGIVGADGQTHQGAFDISFLRCIPEMVIMTPSDENECRQMLFTGYHYNDGPSAVRYPRGNALGVELTPLQKLPLGKGVVKRQGEKVAILNFGTLLADAAQVAESLNATLVDMRFVKPLDESLILSLARSHEALVTLEENAIIGGAGSGVNEVLMANRTLVPVLNLGLPDHFIPQGTQDEARAAIGLDAAGIEASIKNWLA from the coding sequence ATGAGTTTTGATATAGCCAAATACCCGACACTGGCACTGGTTGACTCCGCCCCGGAGTTACGTCTGCTGCCGAAAGAGAGCCTGCCGAAGCTGTGCGACGAACTGCGTCGCTACCTGCTCGATAGCGTGAGCCGCTCCAGCGGGCACTTTGCCTCCGGGCTTGGCACCATTGAGCTGACCGTGGCGCTGCATTATGTCTATAACACGCCTTTCGATCAGCTGATCTGGGACGTGGGCCACCAGGCTTATCCGCATAAAATCCTCACCGGACGGCGTGACAAGATCGATACCATCCGTCAGAAAGACGGGCTGCACCCCTTCCCGTGGCGCGGCGAGAGCGAATACGACGTGCTGAGCGTCGGTCATTCGTCCACCTCGATCAGCGCCGGGATCGGCATCGCCGTTGCGGCGGCGAAAGAAGGCAAGCAGCGTCGCACCGTCTGTGTGATCGGCGATGGCGCAATCACCGCGGGCATGGCCTTTGAGGCGATGAACCACGCGGGCGACATCCGGCCGGATATGCTGGTGGTGCTCAACGACAACGAAATGTCGATTTCCGAGAACGTCGGCGCGCTGAATAACCATCTGGCGCAGCTGCTGTCCGGCAAACTCTATTCCACGCTGCGCGAAGGCGGCAAAAAAGTCTTCTCCGGCGTACCGCCGATCAAAGAGCTGCTCAAACGCACCGAAGAGCATATTAAAGGCATGGTGGTGCCGGGCACGCTGTTTGAAGAGCTGGGCTTTAACTATATCGGCCCGGTGGACGGTCACGATGTGCTGGGGCTGGTGACGACGCTGAAAAACATGCGCGACCTGAAAGGCCCGCAGTTCCTGCATATCATGACCAAAAAAGGCCGTGGTTATGAGCCGGCGGAAAAAGATCCCATTACCTTCCACGCGGTGCCGAAATTCGATCCGGCTAAAGGAACGCTGCCGAAAAGCGTCGGCGGCATGCCGTCCTACTCCAAAATTTTTGGCGACTGGCTGTGCGAAACGGCGGCCAAAGACAGCAAACTGATGGCGATCACCCCGGCGATGCGCGAAGGCTCCGGCATGGTGGAGTTTTCCCGTAAATTCCCGGATCGCTATTTTGACGTGGCGATTGCCGAGCAGCACGCCGTGACCTTCGCGGCGGGTCTGGCGATTGGCGGTTACAAGCCGGTGGTGGCGATTTACTCCACCTTCCTGCAACGGGCTTACGATCAGGTGATCCACGACGTCGCCATCCAGAAGCTGCCGGTGCTGTTCGCCATTGACCGCGCAGGTATTGTCGGCGCTGACGGGCAGACGCATCAGGGCGCGTTCGACATCTCATTCCTGCGCTGTATTCCGGAAATGGTGATCATGACGCCGAGCGATGAAAATGAATGCCGCCAGATGCTGTTTACCGGCTATCACTATAACGATGGCCCGAGCGCGGTGCGTTATCCCCGCGGCAATGCGCTGGGCGTGGAACTGACGCCGCTGCAAAAGCTGCCGTTGGGTAAAGGCGTGGTGAAACGTCAGGGCGAAAAAGTGGCGATTTTAAACTTCGGCACTCTTCTGGCCGATGCGGCACAGGTCGCGGAATCGCTCAATGCCACGCTGGTGGACATGCGTTTTGTGAAGCCGCTGGACGAGTCGCTGATCCTGTCGCTGGCCCGCAGCCATGAAGCGCTGGTGACGCTGGAAGAAAACGCCATCATCGGTGGCGCTGGCAGCGGTGTGAACGAAGTGCTGATGGCGAACCGCACGCTGGTGCCGGTGCTCAACCTCGGCCTGCCGGATCATTTTATTCCTCAGGGCACCCAGGACGAGGCGCGCGCCGCCATTGGTCTGGACGCTGCCGGTATTGAAGCCAGCATCAAAAACTGGCTGGCCTAA